The following are from one region of the Amycolatopsis lurida genome:
- a CDS encoding M20/M25/M40 family metallo-hydrolase, translated as MAELETRGELPDRNVPSSEKVRPGDAIADAGSRIDAELDVVEVCSRLIRFDTTNRGDGDAEGEREAAEYVASLLSGLGIGSKIIESAPRRANVIARVPGTDPSLPALLVQGHLDVVPADAADWSVDPFSGEIRDGFLWGRGAVDMKDFCAMVLAALATGVRPRRDIVLAFVADEEDKGEYGAHWLAATHRDLFDGCAAAISESGAYTYHVPAADGRTVRLYPVATAERGTAHLRLTAKGRAGHGSRPNDENAVTRLVTALGKIAAHRWPVQLTPTVQAFLERTGEALGVPIDLSDVDGTIARLGPAGALVVPTVRNSTTPTMLDAGYKVNVIPTSAEAQVDVRVLPGTEPDLFAELDAMLGEGVTREFVAHQPPVQAPVDSPWFDAMADALRSQDPEAVVVPYCMGGGTDAKAFSPLGIDCYGFAPLWLPEGFPYRAMAHGVDERVPVEGLRFGTRVLRHFLENC; from the coding sequence ATGGCTGAGCTCGAAACGCGGGGCGAACTTCCCGACCGTAACGTGCCGAGCAGTGAAAAGGTGCGCCCTGGCGACGCGATCGCGGACGCGGGTTCCCGAATCGACGCTGAGCTCGATGTCGTCGAAGTCTGTTCGCGGCTGATCCGGTTCGACACCACGAACCGCGGCGACGGGGACGCCGAGGGCGAGCGTGAGGCGGCCGAGTACGTCGCGTCGCTGCTTTCGGGACTCGGGATCGGCTCGAAGATCATCGAGTCCGCGCCCCGCCGCGCCAACGTGATCGCCCGCGTGCCCGGCACCGACCCGAGCTTGCCCGCGCTACTCGTACAGGGACACCTCGACGTCGTCCCGGCCGACGCCGCCGACTGGTCGGTGGATCCGTTCTCGGGCGAGATCCGCGACGGTTTCCTCTGGGGCCGCGGCGCGGTCGACATGAAGGACTTCTGCGCGATGGTGCTCGCCGCCCTCGCCACGGGTGTCCGGCCACGTCGGGACATCGTCCTGGCGTTCGTGGCCGACGAGGAGGACAAGGGCGAGTACGGGGCGCACTGGCTCGCCGCGACGCACCGGGACCTGTTCGACGGCTGCGCGGCCGCGATCAGCGAGTCGGGCGCGTACACCTACCACGTCCCCGCCGCCGACGGCCGGACCGTGCGGCTCTACCCGGTCGCGACGGCCGAACGCGGAACGGCCCATCTGCGCCTGACCGCCAAGGGCCGCGCGGGCCACGGATCACGCCCCAACGACGAGAACGCGGTCACCCGGCTGGTCACCGCGCTCGGCAAGATCGCCGCGCACCGCTGGCCGGTCCAGCTGACTCCGACGGTGCAAGCGTTCCTGGAACGCACCGGGGAAGCGCTCGGCGTCCCGATCGATCTGTCCGATGTGGACGGAACGATCGCGCGGCTCGGGCCCGCCGGGGCGCTGGTGGTGCCGACCGTCCGCAACAGCACGACGCCGACCATGCTCGACGCCGGCTACAAGGTGAACGTCATCCCGACCTCGGCCGAGGCCCAGGTCGACGTCCGCGTCCTCCCCGGCACCGAACCGGACCTGTTCGCCGAGCTCGACGCGATGCTCGGCGAGGGCGTCACCCGCGAGTTCGTCGCGCACCAGCCGCCGGTCCAGGCTCCGGTGGATTCGCCGTGGTTCGACGCGATGGCGGACGCGCTGCGCTCGCAAGACCCCGAAGCCGTCGTCGTTCCCTACTGCATGGGCGGCGGTACGGACGCGAAGGCGTTCAGCCCGCTGGGGATCGACTGCTACGGCTTCGCGCCGTTGTGGCTGCCGGAAGGCTTCCCGTACCGCGCGATGGCGCACGGTGTGGACGAGCGCGTCCCGGTCGAGGGCCTGCGATTCGGCACGCGAGTGCTGCGGCACTTCCTGGAGAACTGCTGA
- the abc-f gene encoding ribosomal protection-like ABC-F family protein, which produces MRTPHRNPGTQLVLSGVTKRFDDHVVLDQVSFTVKPGEKAGVIGDNGSGKSTLLRLIAGRDRADNGTVTVTAPGGVGYLPQTLELPGTATVGDAIDLALADIRELESRMRAAETSLETAEDLAAYGDLMTAYEARGGYEADARVEVALHGLGQPGLDRGRALGSLSGGQRSRLALAATLAASPELLLLDEPTNDLDDEAVTWLENHLRGHRGRIVAITHDRLFLNRVTGTILEVDADRRTVQRHGNGYAGYLAAKEAARARWVREYEEWRLEKARYERMADVNIDRFSAIPRKAPAAFSGAGAFRARSRAHGAMSRIRSARERIQRLEADRVPPPPEPLRFTARIATGEIEADQYVVKVDDVSVDGRLPRTSLSVLPGERVLVTGPNGAGKTTLMRVLAGELTPSTGSAERTGRIGFLHQNGGLTADSRTVLAVFAGDGDEDEAAERLLSLGLFRAPDLRKPVRDLSIGQRRRLELARLVTAKTDLLLLDEPTNHLAPDLVEEMEQALAEYSGALVVVTHDRRMRRTFEGRRLELVTSVA; this is translated from the coding sequence GTGCGTACCCCGCATCGAAATCCCGGAACACAACTCGTGCTCTCCGGTGTCACCAAGCGTTTCGACGACCACGTCGTACTGGACCAGGTCTCCTTCACCGTCAAACCGGGGGAGAAGGCGGGCGTCATCGGAGACAACGGCTCTGGCAAGTCCACGTTGCTGAGGCTGATCGCCGGCCGGGACCGGGCGGACAACGGCACGGTGACCGTCACCGCGCCCGGCGGCGTCGGCTATCTCCCGCAGACGTTGGAACTGCCCGGCACCGCCACGGTCGGCGACGCGATCGACCTCGCGCTGGCCGACATCAGGGAACTGGAATCCCGGATGCGGGCGGCCGAGACGTCGCTCGAGACCGCCGAAGACCTGGCCGCGTACGGCGACCTCATGACCGCTTACGAAGCCCGTGGCGGTTACGAGGCCGACGCCAGGGTGGAGGTCGCCCTGCACGGGCTCGGGCAGCCGGGCCTCGATCGCGGCCGCGCGCTGGGCAGCCTGTCCGGCGGCCAGCGGTCGCGGCTGGCGCTCGCGGCCACCCTGGCAGCGTCACCCGAACTGCTGTTGCTGGACGAGCCGACCAACGATCTCGACGACGAAGCCGTCACCTGGCTGGAGAACCACCTTCGCGGGCACCGCGGCAGGATCGTCGCGATCACCCACGACCGGCTGTTCCTCAACCGGGTCACCGGCACGATCCTCGAGGTCGACGCCGATCGCCGGACCGTTCAGCGGCACGGCAACGGCTACGCGGGCTACCTCGCGGCGAAGGAGGCCGCGCGGGCCCGATGGGTCCGCGAGTATGAGGAGTGGAGGTTGGAGAAGGCCCGCTACGAACGGATGGCGGACGTCAACATCGACCGGTTCTCCGCGATACCGCGCAAGGCTCCGGCAGCCTTCAGCGGGGCCGGCGCGTTCCGGGCCCGATCCCGGGCGCACGGGGCGATGAGCCGGATCCGGTCGGCCCGCGAGCGGATCCAACGGCTCGAGGCGGACCGCGTTCCGCCGCCGCCCGAGCCGCTCCGGTTCACCGCACGGATCGCCACGGGAGAGATCGAGGCCGATCAGTACGTGGTGAAGGTGGACGACGTGTCGGTCGATGGTCGTCTGCCGCGGACGTCGCTCAGCGTGCTGCCCGGCGAACGTGTTCTCGTGACCGGGCCCAACGGGGCGGGCAAGACGACGCTGATGCGGGTGCTCGCCGGCGAGCTGACGCCGTCGACGGGGTCGGCGGAGCGGACGGGCCGGATCGGGTTCCTGCACCAGAACGGCGGACTCACCGCCGATTCCCGAACCGTTCTGGCGGTCTTCGCCGGGGACGGCGACGAGGACGAGGCGGCTGAGAGATTGCTGTCGCTGGGCCTGTTCCGCGCGCCGGATCTGCGCAAGCCGGTCCGGGACCTGTCCATCGGGCAGCGCCGCAGGCTCGAACTGGCCAGGCTCGTGACGGCCAAGACCGATCTGCTGCTGCTCGACGAGCCGACCAACCATCTCGCCCCGGATCTGGTGGAGGAGATGGAGCAGGCGCTCGCGGAGTACTCCGGTGCGCTCGTGGTCGTCACCCACGACCGGCGGATGCGGCGGACGTTCGAGGGCAGGCGACTGGAACTCGTCACTTCAGTGGCCTGA
- a CDS encoding M55 family metallopeptidase, whose protein sequence is MRIMISADMEGATGVTWTEDVIPGTEQWQRFRRLFTGDVNATIAGLFDSGATDVLVNEAHSSQRNLLLEDLDGRARMLTGRHKPLSMMQGIDTGVDGVVFLGYHAGAGFDGVLSHTYLENQITGVWLDDVPASEGRLNAAMAAEYGVPVLVVSGDDKACDDAQDYAPEAELVTVKECVSRYAAICLPPARTAELLSSAAADSMNRAGRVERFTTPHRIEVEFDASHLAQAAAVIPTVEQIGVRRVGFDAPDMTEAMKAFKIVTAIAAGAVQGIYG, encoded by the coding sequence ATGCGCATCATGATCTCGGCGGACATGGAGGGCGCCACCGGCGTCACCTGGACCGAGGACGTCATCCCCGGTACCGAGCAGTGGCAACGATTCCGCCGCCTGTTCACCGGTGACGTCAACGCCACCATCGCGGGTCTGTTCGACTCCGGCGCCACCGACGTGCTGGTCAACGAGGCGCATTCGTCCCAGCGGAACCTCCTGCTCGAAGACCTCGACGGCCGGGCGCGCATGCTCACCGGCAGGCACAAGCCGCTCTCGATGATGCAGGGGATCGACACCGGCGTGGACGGCGTCGTCTTCCTCGGCTACCACGCCGGCGCGGGATTCGACGGCGTCCTGTCCCACACGTACCTGGAGAACCAGATCACCGGCGTGTGGCTCGACGACGTCCCCGCCAGCGAAGGCAGGCTGAACGCCGCGATGGCCGCCGAATACGGCGTCCCGGTGCTCGTCGTCTCCGGTGACGACAAGGCCTGCGACGACGCCCAGGACTACGCGCCGGAAGCCGAACTGGTCACGGTGAAGGAATGCGTCAGCCGCTACGCCGCGATCTGCCTGCCGCCCGCGAGGACCGCCGAACTGCTGAGCTCGGCCGCGGCGGACTCGATGAACCGGGCGGGCCGGGTCGAGCGGTTCACCACGCCGCACCGGATCGAGGTCGAGTTCGACGCGAGCCACCTCGCGCAGGCCGCGGCGGTGATCCCGACGGTGGAACAGATCGGCGTGCGGCGGGTCGGCTTCGACGCGCCGGACATGACCGAAGCGATGAAGGCGTTCAAGATCGTCACGGCGATCGCGGCCGGGGCGGTGCAGGGTATCTATGGCTGA
- a CDS encoding Rv1733c family protein has protein sequence MGFLVHGSSGPIARFARRLFPGRNSLARGSDRFEALVLKLVIFAAVLAIPVAAAAGSANHGRQVAAAAADATGRTPATAYLLTAAPVRIVDSESVGTDNSTTQATWTDSRGARHTGGVLATPGSPAGSAVPIWIDARGELTAAPRNASTAVFDSVLVGLWLWFAVVAALVLVHRVVRLVLDRQRAAAWERAWAVYPRSGSWP, from the coding sequence ATGGGGTTCCTCGTGCACGGGTCCAGCGGTCCGATCGCCCGGTTCGCGCGGCGGCTCTTTCCTGGTCGCAATTCGCTGGCCCGCGGCTCCGACCGGTTCGAAGCCCTGGTACTCAAGCTCGTCATCTTCGCGGCGGTGCTCGCCATCCCGGTCGCGGCCGCCGCCGGCTCGGCCAACCACGGCAGGCAGGTCGCCGCGGCCGCCGCCGACGCGACCGGACGCACACCCGCCACCGCGTATCTGCTGACGGCCGCGCCCGTCCGCATCGTCGACAGCGAGAGCGTCGGGACCGACAACTCCACCACTCAGGCGACCTGGACCGACTCGCGCGGGGCGCGGCACACCGGTGGTGTCCTCGCGACGCCGGGCAGCCCAGCCGGATCGGCCGTGCCGATCTGGATCGACGCCCGCGGCGAGCTCACCGCGGCCCCGAGGAACGCGTCGACGGCGGTGTTCGATTCCGTACTCGTCGGCCTCTGGCTCTGGTTCGCCGTGGTCGCCGCGCTCGTCCTGGTCCACCGGGTCGTCCGGCTGGTGCTCGACCGGCAGCGTGCCGCGGCCTGGGAGCGCGCCTGGGCGGTGTATCCGCGTTCCGGTTCCTGGCCCTGA